Proteins encoded in a region of the Populus nigra chromosome 3, ddPopNigr1.1, whole genome shotgun sequence genome:
- the LOC133688224 gene encoding uncharacterized protein LOC133688224 isoform X2, giving the protein MKHSSSSTTTATSMEAAATSSTCSSSAPRPSHSDQSSPGTSSSTAMTTTTTSTIDDITVGTTLDGTNGAAAETVTIDRRGEYSATCKWTVQSFPRVKARALWSKYFEVGGYDCRLLIYPKGDSQALPGYISIYLQIMDPRGTSSSKWDCFASYRLSIVNPLDDSKTIHRDSWHRFSSKKKSHGWCDFTPASTVFDSKLGYLFNNDCVLITADILILNESVSFMRDNSSSSTSNNEVQTGVSLSISSNSVAVGPVSDVLSGKCTWKVHNFSLFKEMIKTQKIMSPVFPAGECNLRISVYQSSVNGTDYLSMCLESKDTEKTVVSDRSCWCLFRMSVLNQKAGGSNHVHRDSYGRFAADNKSGDNTSLGWNDYMKMADFIGAESGFLVDDTAVFSTSFHVIKEFSSFSKNGGLIGGRIGSGARKSDGHMGKFTWRIENFMRLKDLLKKRKITGLCIKSRRFQIGNRDCRLIVYPRGQSQPPCHLSVFLEVTDLRNTSSDWSCFVSHRLSVVNQRMEEKSVTKESQNRYSKAAKDWGWREFVTLTSLFDQDSGFLVQDTVVFSAEVLILKETSIMQDFTDQDTESTNGTSQIDKVGKRSSFTWKVENFLSFKEIMETRKIFSKFFQAGGCELRIGVYESFDTICIYLESDQSVGSDPDKNFWVRYRMAVVNQKNPAKTVWKESSICTKTWNNSVLQFMKVSDMLETDAGFLVRDTVVFVCEILDCCPWFEFSDLEVLASEDDQDALTTDPDELIDSEDSEGNSGDEEDIFRNLLSRAGFHLTYGDNPSQPQVTLREKLLMDAGAIAGFLTGLRVYLDEPAKVKKLLLPTKLSGGNDGKKAAKADESSPSLMNLLMGVKVLQQAIIDLLLDIMVECCQPSEGSSNDDSSDVHSKPSLDGSGAASPLESDRGSGATESAQFPVHERLDSGLDDSKRASAVQSSDINGTDMPGQALPGQPIYPPVTTAGGALENASLRSKTKWPEQSEELLGLIVNSLRALDGAVPQGCPEPRRRPQSAQKIALVLDKAPKHLQPDLVSLIPKLVEHAEHPLAAYALLERLKKPDAEPALWIPVFGALSQLECGSDVWEHVLIQSFDLLADSNDEPLAATIDFIFKAASQCQHLPEAVRSVRTRLKNLGADVSPFVLDFLSRTVNSWGDVAETILRDIDCDDALGDSCSTLPCGLFLFGENASAAERLHVVDEQTFHFRCHFSDIYILIEMLSIPCLAVEASQTFERAVARGAIMAQSVAMVLERRLAQRLNFNARFVNENFQHTDAIIEEEASEQLRVQRDDFSVVLGLAETLALSRDLCVKGFVKMLYTILFKWYANETYRGRMLKRLVDRATSTTDNSCDVDLDLDILAILVCEEQEIVKPVLSMMREVAELANVDRAALWHQLCASEDEIIRIRDERKAENSNMAREKANLSQKLSDCEATNNRLKSEMKAEMDRFTREKKELSEQIQEVESQLEWLRSERDDEITKLTVEKKVLQDRLHDAETQLSQLKSRKRDELKKVVKEKNALAERLKSAEAARKRFDEELKRYATENVTREEIRQSLEDEVRRLTKTVGQTEGEKREKEEQVARCEAYIDGMESKLQACQQYIHTLEASVQDEMNRHAPLYGAGLEALSMQELETISRIHEEGLRQIHALQQCKGSPASSPHVSPHTLPHNHGLYPAAPPPMAVGLPPLIPNGVGIHNNGLVNGTVGPWFNLT; this is encoded by the exons ATGAaacacagcagcagcagcaccaccACCGCCACTTCAATGGAAGCGGCAGCCACTTCTTCTACCTGCTCATCATCTGCCCCTAGACCTTCTCACTCCGACCAATCCTCTCCCGGCACCTCATCATCGACAGCAATGACGACAACAACAACCTCGACAATCGACGATATCACCGTGGGGACAACGCTAGACGGAACGAACGGAGCGGCAGCAGAAACCGTGACAATCGATCGGCGAGGGGAGTATTCCGCAACCTGCAAATGGACGGTACAGAGTTTTCCACGTGTTAAAGCTAGGGCATTATGGAGTAAATATTTTGAAGTAGGAGGTTACGATTGCCGTTTATTAATTTACCCTAAAGGTGACTCCCAAGCTTTGCCTGGGTACATCTCAATCTATCTTCAAATCATGGACCCTCGCGGTACATCATCGTCAAAATGGGATTGTTTTGCTAGTTACCGCTTATCAATTGTTAATCCACTTGATGATTCCAAAACCATACACCGTGATTCATGGCATCGGTTTTCCAGTAAGAAAAAATCACACGGTTGGTGTGATTTTACCCCGGCTTCTACCGTATTTGATTCCAAATTAGGCTATTTGTTTAATAATGATTGCGTTTTAATCACCgctgatattttgattttaaacgAATCTGTTAGTTTTATGCGTGATAATAGTAGCAGCAGCACTAGTAATAATGAGGTGCAAACGGGGGTTTCGTTATCAATTTCGTCCAATTCGGTAGCTGTGGGACCGGTATCGGATGTGTTAAGTGGGAAATGTACATGGAAAGTGcataattttagtttgtttaagGAAATGATTAAGACTCAGAAGATAATGAGTCCGGTGTTTCCAGCAGGGGAATGTAATTTGAGGATTAGTGTGTATCAGAGCTCCGTGAATGGAACAGATTACCTGTCTATGTGTTTGGAGAGTAAGGATACGGAGAAGACGGTTGTTTCAGATAGGAGTTGTTGGTGTTTGTTTAGAATGTCTGTTTTGAATCAGAAGGCTGGGGGGAGTAATCATGTGCATAGGGATTCATATGGACGGTTTGCAGCAGATAATAAGAGTGGGGATAATACGAGTTTGGGGTGGAATGATTATATGAAGATGGCTGATTTTATTGGGGCCGAGTCGGGGTTTTTGGTTGATGATACTGCGGTGTTTAGTACTTCATTTCATGTGATTAAGGAGTTCAGTAGTTTTTCGAAGAATGGGGGGTTAATTGGAGGGAGGATTGGGAGTGGAGCAAGGAAGTCTGATGGGCATATGGGGAAATTCACTTGGAGGATTGAGAATTTCATGAGGTTAAAGGATCTtttgaagaagaggaagattACTGGTCTTTGCATCAAGAGCAGGAGGTTTCAGATTGGGAACCGGGATTGCCGACTCATTGTTTATCCTCGAG GGCAGTCTCAGCCACCATGCCATCTTTCAGTGTTTCTTGAAGTTACAGATTTGCGAAATACTTCTAGCGATTGGAGTTGTTTTGTGAGCCATCGATTGTCAGTTGTCAACCAGAGGATGGAAGAGAAGTCTGTCACAAAGGAATCTCAAAATCGCTATTCCAAAGCTGCAAAAGATTGGGGTTGGCGTGAATTCGTGACACTCACAAGCCTGTTTGATCAAGACTCTGGGTTTCTCGTTCAAGATACCGTTGTATTCTCTGCGGAGGTTCTcattttgaaagaaacatccATTATGCAAGATTTTACGGATCAGGATACTGAGTCAACTAATGGCACTTCCCAGATTGACAAGGTTGGGAAAAGAAGTTCATTTACATGGAAGGTGGAGAACTTCTTGTCCTTCAAAGAAATAATGGAAACTCGAAAAATATTTAGCAAGTTCTTCCAAGCTGGTGGCTGTGAGCTTCGGATTG GTGTGTATGAGTCCTTTGACACCATATGCATATATTTAGAGAGTGATCAGTCAGTTGGTAGTGATCCAGATAAAAACTTTTGGGTCAGATACAGGATGGCTGTTGTGAATCAAAAAAATCCAGCCAAGACTGTGTGGAAGGAGTCATCTATTTGTACAAAGACATGGAATAATTCTGTCCTGCAATTCATGAAGGTGTCAGATATGTTGGAAACAGATGCAGGGTTCCTCGTACGTGATACTGTTGTTTTTGTATGTGAAATTTTAGATTGCTGCCCATGGTTCGAGTTTTCAGATTTAGAG GTTTTGGCGTCCGAGGATGATCAGGATGCTTTAACAACTGATCCTGATGAACTCATTGATTCTGAAGATAGTGAAGGAAATAGTGGAGATGAAGAAGATATCTTTAGAAACCTTCTTTCCAGAGCTGGGTTTCACCTCACATACGGAGATAATCCTTCACAGCCTCAGGTTACCTTAAGAGAAAAGCTTCTAATGGATGCCGGTGCAATTGCTGGTTTTCTGACTGGACTACGTGTTTATCTTGATGAACCAGCTAAAGTAAAGAAGCTGCTTCTTCCAACCAAGCTTTCTGGTGGCAATGATGGAAAGAAGGCTGCGAAGGCTGATGAATCTTCTCCCAGCTTGATGAATTTGTTGATGGGAGTTAAAGTTTTGCAGCAGGCAATCATAGATTTACTATTGGACATAATGGTTGAATGTTGCCAACCTTCGGAAGGAAGTTCGAATGATGATTCCTCTGATGTGCACTCAAAGCCTTCTCTTGATGGCAGTGGTGCTGCCAGCCCATTGGAATCTGACAGGGGAAGTGGAGCAACTGAATCCGCTCAATTTCCTGTACATGAAAGGTTGGATTCTGGTCTAGATGATTCTAAAAGAGCATCTGCTGTACAAAGCTCTGACATAAATGGGACTGATATGCCTGGACAAGCTCTTCCAGGACAGCCTATTTATCCACCAGTAACAACTGCAGGAGGTGCTTTGGAAAATGCTTCTCTTCGCTCTAAG ACCAAGTGGCCAGAACAATCTGAGGAGCTCTTGGGACTGATTGTTAACTCACTGAGAGCCCTAGACGGAGCTGTTCCACAAGGCTGCCCAGAGCCAAGACGAAGACCTCAGTCTGCACAAAAGATTGCTCTTGTACTGGATAAAGCTCCCAAGCATCTGCAGCCAGACCTGGTTTCTTTGATTCCCAAATTGGTTGAGCATGCAGAGCATCCATTGGCGGCTTATGCACTTCTTGAAAGACTTAAAAAGCCTGATGCAGAACCTGCACTGTGGATACCT GTTTTTGGTGCTCTTAGTCAACTGGAGTGTGGCAGTGATGTGTGGGAGCACGTTTTAATTCAGTCTTTTGATCTTTTGGCTGATTCAAATGATGAGCCTCTTGCTGCTACCATAGATTTTATATTCAAGGCTGCATCCCAGTGTCAACATCTCCCGGAAGCA GTCAGATCAGTTCGCACTAGGTTAAAAAACTTGGGGGCTGATGTGTCTCCTTTTGTCCTAGATTTTTTGAGCAGAACTGTGAATAGTTGGGGAGATGTTGCTGAAACCATACTAAGAGATATTGATTGTGATGATGCCCTTGGTGATAGCTGCTCAACATTGCCTTGTGGCCTCTTCTTGTTTGGAGAAAATGCATCGGCTGCTGAAAGGTTGCATGTGGTGGATGAGCAGACATTCCATTTTAGATGTCATTTTTCTGACATTTATATCCTGATTGAGATGTTATCCATACCTTGCCTTGCTGTTGAGGCTTCTCAAACATTTGAGAGGGCTGTAGCTCGAGGAGCAATTATGGCTCAATCTGTAGCAATGGTCTTGGAAAGACGCCTTGCTCAAAGATTGAATTTTAATGCCAGAtttgttaatgaaaattttcagcACACAGATGCTATAATAGAGGAAGAAGCCAGTGAACAGCTGCGAGTCCAACGCgatgatttttctgttgttCTTGGTCTTGCTGAGACACTGGCTCTTTCTAGAGACCTTTGTGTGAAGGGATTTGTTAAGATGCTGTACACAATACTATTTAAATGGTATGCCAATGAGACCTATAGAGGGAGAATGCTAAAGAGACTTGTTGATCGTGCCACCAGTACTACTGATAATAGTTGTGATGTAGATTTAGATTTGGATATATTGGCTATTTTAGTTTGTGAGGAGCAAGAAATTGTTAAACCTGTTCTGAGCATGATGCGGGAGGTTGCTGAACTTGCAAATGTTGATCGGGCAGCTCTCTGGCACCAGCTATGTGCTAGTGAAGATGAAATTATTCGTATACGTGATGAGAGGAAAGCAGAAAATTCCAATATGGCTCGGGAGAAGGCAAATCTATCTCAAAAATTGAGTGACTGTGAGGCCACTAACAATAGGCTAAAG TCTGAAATGAAGGCTGAGATGGATCGCTTCACTCGGGAAAAGAAGGAACTTTCTGAACAAATACAAGAAGTTGAAAGTCAGCTTGAATGGCTACGTTCAGAGAGAGATGATGAAATCACAAAGCTGACAGTTGAGAAAAAAGTTCTTCAAGACCGTCTTCATGATGCTGAGACACAGCTCTCCCAATTGAAGTCCCGAAAACGGGATGAATTGAAG AAAGtagtaaaagagaaaaatgctcTTGCTGAAAGGCTGAAGAGCGCTGAAGCTGCACGAAAAAGATTTGATGAAGAACTGAAACGGTATGCTACAGAGAATGTGACAAGGGAGGAAATCCGTCAGTCATTGGAGGATGAGGTTCGGAGATTGACAAAAACAGTTGGGCAAACTGAAGGAGAGAAGAGG
- the LOC133688224 gene encoding uncharacterized protein LOC133688224 isoform X1 encodes MKHSSSSTTTATSMEAAATSSTCSSSAPRPSHSDQSSPGTSSSTAMTTTTTSTIDDITVGTTLDGTNGAAAETVTIDRRGEYSATCKWTVQSFPRVKARALWSKYFEVGGYDCRLLIYPKGDSQALPGYISIYLQIMDPRGTSSSKWDCFASYRLSIVNPLDDSKTIHRDSWHRFSSKKKSHGWCDFTPASTVFDSKLGYLFNNDCVLITADILILNESVSFMRDNSSSSTSNNEVQTGVSLSISSNSVAVGPVSDVLSGKCTWKVHNFSLFKEMIKTQKIMSPVFPAGECNLRISVYQSSVNGTDYLSMCLESKDTEKTVVSDRSCWCLFRMSVLNQKAGGSNHVHRDSYGRFAADNKSGDNTSLGWNDYMKMADFIGAESGFLVDDTAVFSTSFHVIKEFSSFSKNGGLIGGRIGSGARKSDGHMGKFTWRIENFMRLKDLLKKRKITGLCIKSRRFQIGNRDCRLIVYPRGQSQPPCHLSVFLEVTDLRNTSSDWSCFVSHRLSVVNQRMEEKSVTKESQNRYSKAAKDWGWREFVTLTSLFDQDSGFLVQDTVVFSAEVLILKETSIMQDFTDQDTESTNGTSQIDKVGKRSSFTWKVENFLSFKEIMETRKIFSKFFQAGGCELRIGVYESFDTICIYLESDQSVGSDPDKNFWVRYRMAVVNQKNPAKTVWKESSICTKTWNNSVLQFMKVSDMLETDAGFLVRDTVVFVCEILDCCPWFEFSDLEVLASEDDQDALTTDPDELIDSEDSEGNSGDEEDIFRNLLSRAGFHLTYGDNPSQPQVTLREKLLMDAGAIAGFLTGLRVYLDEPAKVKKLLLPTKLSGGNDGKKAAKADESSPSLMNLLMGVKVLQQAIIDLLLDIMVECCQPSEGSSNDDSSDVHSKPSLDGSGAASPLESDRGSGATESAQFPVHERLDSGLDDSKRASAVQSSDINGTDMPGQALPGQPIYPPVTTAGGALENASLRSKMNFQTKWPEQSEELLGLIVNSLRALDGAVPQGCPEPRRRPQSAQKIALVLDKAPKHLQPDLVSLIPKLVEHAEHPLAAYALLERLKKPDAEPALWIPVFGALSQLECGSDVWEHVLIQSFDLLADSNDEPLAATIDFIFKAASQCQHLPEAVRSVRTRLKNLGADVSPFVLDFLSRTVNSWGDVAETILRDIDCDDALGDSCSTLPCGLFLFGENASAAERLHVVDEQTFHFRCHFSDIYILIEMLSIPCLAVEASQTFERAVARGAIMAQSVAMVLERRLAQRLNFNARFVNENFQHTDAIIEEEASEQLRVQRDDFSVVLGLAETLALSRDLCVKGFVKMLYTILFKWYANETYRGRMLKRLVDRATSTTDNSCDVDLDLDILAILVCEEQEIVKPVLSMMREVAELANVDRAALWHQLCASEDEIIRIRDERKAENSNMAREKANLSQKLSDCEATNNRLKSEMKAEMDRFTREKKELSEQIQEVESQLEWLRSERDDEITKLTVEKKVLQDRLHDAETQLSQLKSRKRDELKKVVKEKNALAERLKSAEAARKRFDEELKRYATENVTREEIRQSLEDEVRRLTKTVGQTEGEKREKEEQVARCEAYIDGMESKLQACQQYIHTLEASVQDEMNRHAPLYGAGLEALSMQELETISRIHEEGLRQIHALQQCKGSPASSPHVSPHTLPHNHGLYPAAPPPMAVGLPPLIPNGVGIHNNGLVNGTVGPWFNLT; translated from the exons ATGAaacacagcagcagcagcaccaccACCGCCACTTCAATGGAAGCGGCAGCCACTTCTTCTACCTGCTCATCATCTGCCCCTAGACCTTCTCACTCCGACCAATCCTCTCCCGGCACCTCATCATCGACAGCAATGACGACAACAACAACCTCGACAATCGACGATATCACCGTGGGGACAACGCTAGACGGAACGAACGGAGCGGCAGCAGAAACCGTGACAATCGATCGGCGAGGGGAGTATTCCGCAACCTGCAAATGGACGGTACAGAGTTTTCCACGTGTTAAAGCTAGGGCATTATGGAGTAAATATTTTGAAGTAGGAGGTTACGATTGCCGTTTATTAATTTACCCTAAAGGTGACTCCCAAGCTTTGCCTGGGTACATCTCAATCTATCTTCAAATCATGGACCCTCGCGGTACATCATCGTCAAAATGGGATTGTTTTGCTAGTTACCGCTTATCAATTGTTAATCCACTTGATGATTCCAAAACCATACACCGTGATTCATGGCATCGGTTTTCCAGTAAGAAAAAATCACACGGTTGGTGTGATTTTACCCCGGCTTCTACCGTATTTGATTCCAAATTAGGCTATTTGTTTAATAATGATTGCGTTTTAATCACCgctgatattttgattttaaacgAATCTGTTAGTTTTATGCGTGATAATAGTAGCAGCAGCACTAGTAATAATGAGGTGCAAACGGGGGTTTCGTTATCAATTTCGTCCAATTCGGTAGCTGTGGGACCGGTATCGGATGTGTTAAGTGGGAAATGTACATGGAAAGTGcataattttagtttgtttaagGAAATGATTAAGACTCAGAAGATAATGAGTCCGGTGTTTCCAGCAGGGGAATGTAATTTGAGGATTAGTGTGTATCAGAGCTCCGTGAATGGAACAGATTACCTGTCTATGTGTTTGGAGAGTAAGGATACGGAGAAGACGGTTGTTTCAGATAGGAGTTGTTGGTGTTTGTTTAGAATGTCTGTTTTGAATCAGAAGGCTGGGGGGAGTAATCATGTGCATAGGGATTCATATGGACGGTTTGCAGCAGATAATAAGAGTGGGGATAATACGAGTTTGGGGTGGAATGATTATATGAAGATGGCTGATTTTATTGGGGCCGAGTCGGGGTTTTTGGTTGATGATACTGCGGTGTTTAGTACTTCATTTCATGTGATTAAGGAGTTCAGTAGTTTTTCGAAGAATGGGGGGTTAATTGGAGGGAGGATTGGGAGTGGAGCAAGGAAGTCTGATGGGCATATGGGGAAATTCACTTGGAGGATTGAGAATTTCATGAGGTTAAAGGATCTtttgaagaagaggaagattACTGGTCTTTGCATCAAGAGCAGGAGGTTTCAGATTGGGAACCGGGATTGCCGACTCATTGTTTATCCTCGAG GGCAGTCTCAGCCACCATGCCATCTTTCAGTGTTTCTTGAAGTTACAGATTTGCGAAATACTTCTAGCGATTGGAGTTGTTTTGTGAGCCATCGATTGTCAGTTGTCAACCAGAGGATGGAAGAGAAGTCTGTCACAAAGGAATCTCAAAATCGCTATTCCAAAGCTGCAAAAGATTGGGGTTGGCGTGAATTCGTGACACTCACAAGCCTGTTTGATCAAGACTCTGGGTTTCTCGTTCAAGATACCGTTGTATTCTCTGCGGAGGTTCTcattttgaaagaaacatccATTATGCAAGATTTTACGGATCAGGATACTGAGTCAACTAATGGCACTTCCCAGATTGACAAGGTTGGGAAAAGAAGTTCATTTACATGGAAGGTGGAGAACTTCTTGTCCTTCAAAGAAATAATGGAAACTCGAAAAATATTTAGCAAGTTCTTCCAAGCTGGTGGCTGTGAGCTTCGGATTG GTGTGTATGAGTCCTTTGACACCATATGCATATATTTAGAGAGTGATCAGTCAGTTGGTAGTGATCCAGATAAAAACTTTTGGGTCAGATACAGGATGGCTGTTGTGAATCAAAAAAATCCAGCCAAGACTGTGTGGAAGGAGTCATCTATTTGTACAAAGACATGGAATAATTCTGTCCTGCAATTCATGAAGGTGTCAGATATGTTGGAAACAGATGCAGGGTTCCTCGTACGTGATACTGTTGTTTTTGTATGTGAAATTTTAGATTGCTGCCCATGGTTCGAGTTTTCAGATTTAGAG GTTTTGGCGTCCGAGGATGATCAGGATGCTTTAACAACTGATCCTGATGAACTCATTGATTCTGAAGATAGTGAAGGAAATAGTGGAGATGAAGAAGATATCTTTAGAAACCTTCTTTCCAGAGCTGGGTTTCACCTCACATACGGAGATAATCCTTCACAGCCTCAGGTTACCTTAAGAGAAAAGCTTCTAATGGATGCCGGTGCAATTGCTGGTTTTCTGACTGGACTACGTGTTTATCTTGATGAACCAGCTAAAGTAAAGAAGCTGCTTCTTCCAACCAAGCTTTCTGGTGGCAATGATGGAAAGAAGGCTGCGAAGGCTGATGAATCTTCTCCCAGCTTGATGAATTTGTTGATGGGAGTTAAAGTTTTGCAGCAGGCAATCATAGATTTACTATTGGACATAATGGTTGAATGTTGCCAACCTTCGGAAGGAAGTTCGAATGATGATTCCTCTGATGTGCACTCAAAGCCTTCTCTTGATGGCAGTGGTGCTGCCAGCCCATTGGAATCTGACAGGGGAAGTGGAGCAACTGAATCCGCTCAATTTCCTGTACATGAAAGGTTGGATTCTGGTCTAGATGATTCTAAAAGAGCATCTGCTGTACAAAGCTCTGACATAAATGGGACTGATATGCCTGGACAAGCTCTTCCAGGACAGCCTATTTATCCACCAGTAACAACTGCAGGAGGTGCTTTGGAAAATGCTTCTCTTCGCTCTAAG ATGAACTTTCAGACCAAGTGGCCAGAACAATCTGAGGAGCTCTTGGGACTGATTGTTAACTCACTGAGAGCCCTAGACGGAGCTGTTCCACAAGGCTGCCCAGAGCCAAGACGAAGACCTCAGTCTGCACAAAAGATTGCTCTTGTACTGGATAAAGCTCCCAAGCATCTGCAGCCAGACCTGGTTTCTTTGATTCCCAAATTGGTTGAGCATGCAGAGCATCCATTGGCGGCTTATGCACTTCTTGAAAGACTTAAAAAGCCTGATGCAGAACCTGCACTGTGGATACCT GTTTTTGGTGCTCTTAGTCAACTGGAGTGTGGCAGTGATGTGTGGGAGCACGTTTTAATTCAGTCTTTTGATCTTTTGGCTGATTCAAATGATGAGCCTCTTGCTGCTACCATAGATTTTATATTCAAGGCTGCATCCCAGTGTCAACATCTCCCGGAAGCA GTCAGATCAGTTCGCACTAGGTTAAAAAACTTGGGGGCTGATGTGTCTCCTTTTGTCCTAGATTTTTTGAGCAGAACTGTGAATAGTTGGGGAGATGTTGCTGAAACCATACTAAGAGATATTGATTGTGATGATGCCCTTGGTGATAGCTGCTCAACATTGCCTTGTGGCCTCTTCTTGTTTGGAGAAAATGCATCGGCTGCTGAAAGGTTGCATGTGGTGGATGAGCAGACATTCCATTTTAGATGTCATTTTTCTGACATTTATATCCTGATTGAGATGTTATCCATACCTTGCCTTGCTGTTGAGGCTTCTCAAACATTTGAGAGGGCTGTAGCTCGAGGAGCAATTATGGCTCAATCTGTAGCAATGGTCTTGGAAAGACGCCTTGCTCAAAGATTGAATTTTAATGCCAGAtttgttaatgaaaattttcagcACACAGATGCTATAATAGAGGAAGAAGCCAGTGAACAGCTGCGAGTCCAACGCgatgatttttctgttgttCTTGGTCTTGCTGAGACACTGGCTCTTTCTAGAGACCTTTGTGTGAAGGGATTTGTTAAGATGCTGTACACAATACTATTTAAATGGTATGCCAATGAGACCTATAGAGGGAGAATGCTAAAGAGACTTGTTGATCGTGCCACCAGTACTACTGATAATAGTTGTGATGTAGATTTAGATTTGGATATATTGGCTATTTTAGTTTGTGAGGAGCAAGAAATTGTTAAACCTGTTCTGAGCATGATGCGGGAGGTTGCTGAACTTGCAAATGTTGATCGGGCAGCTCTCTGGCACCAGCTATGTGCTAGTGAAGATGAAATTATTCGTATACGTGATGAGAGGAAAGCAGAAAATTCCAATATGGCTCGGGAGAAGGCAAATCTATCTCAAAAATTGAGTGACTGTGAGGCCACTAACAATAGGCTAAAG TCTGAAATGAAGGCTGAGATGGATCGCTTCACTCGGGAAAAGAAGGAACTTTCTGAACAAATACAAGAAGTTGAAAGTCAGCTTGAATGGCTACGTTCAGAGAGAGATGATGAAATCACAAAGCTGACAGTTGAGAAAAAAGTTCTTCAAGACCGTCTTCATGATGCTGAGACACAGCTCTCCCAATTGAAGTCCCGAAAACGGGATGAATTGAAG AAAGtagtaaaagagaaaaatgctcTTGCTGAAAGGCTGAAGAGCGCTGAAGCTGCACGAAAAAGATTTGATGAAGAACTGAAACGGTATGCTACAGAGAATGTGACAAGGGAGGAAATCCGTCAGTCATTGGAGGATGAGGTTCGGAGATTGACAAAAACAGTTGGGCAAACTGAAGGAGAGAAGAGG